One Halovivax ruber XH-70 genomic region harbors:
- a CDS encoding glutaredoxin family protein — MTSTASDSITLYRLQGCPFCERVVRVLDDLGVDYHSHFVEPLHSRRNAVKRAAGVRTVPVIVDESTGVTMAESENIVAYLERTYGEGGA; from the coding sequence ATGACGAGCACCGCTTCCGACTCGATCACGCTCTATCGCCTGCAGGGCTGTCCGTTCTGTGAACGAGTCGTTCGCGTCCTCGACGACCTCGGCGTCGACTACCACTCTCACTTCGTCGAACCGCTGCACTCCCGGCGAAATGCGGTCAAACGTGCCGCGGGCGTGCGAACGGTCCCCGTCATCGTCGACGAGTCGACCGGCGTCACGATGGCCGAGAGTGAGAACATCGTCGCCTACCTCGAACGCACGTACGGCGAGGGTGGTGCCTGA
- a CDS encoding redoxin domain-containing protein, with amino-acid sequence MVDFDVVDLGPTDHVALGETAPDFTRPLVADDGWHDASFADTAGSPTVLVFTTMAGAFPAEYTLTELRDRGIGVSATDADPARTEDGDEADDRATTDEEATPLDADRPTAVASSASVLAVSISSPYELAPFLRDHDLPYGVFSDPTNAVAETYGVVHDLDGMTGITEPRPAIFVLDADRTVEYAWVATEWPDFPDYDELEAVLADW; translated from the coding sequence ATGGTCGACTTCGACGTCGTCGACCTCGGTCCGACCGACCACGTCGCACTTGGCGAGACGGCCCCGGACTTCACGCGCCCGCTGGTTGCCGACGACGGTTGGCACGACGCCTCGTTCGCCGACACTGCCGGCTCGCCGACCGTCCTCGTCTTCACGACGATGGCCGGGGCATTTCCCGCCGAGTACACGCTCACCGAACTTCGTGACCGGGGAATCGGTGTGAGTGCGACGGACGCGGATCCAGCTCGGACTGAGGACGGAGACGAAGCCGACGACAGGGCCACAACCGACGAGGAAGCGACGCCACTCGACGCCGACCGACCGACGGCTGTAGCCTCCTCGGCGAGCGTCCTGGCCGTCTCCATCTCGAGTCCGTACGAACTCGCTCCGTTCCTGCGCGACCACGACCTCCCGTACGGCGTCTTCAGCGATCCGACGAACGCGGTCGCCGAGACCTACGGCGTGGTCCACGACCTCGACGGCATGACCGGCATCACCGAACCGCGTCCGGCGATCTTCGTCCTCGACGCGGACCGTACCGTCGAGTACGCCTGGGTCGCCACCGAGTGGCCGGACTTCCCCGACTACGACGAACTCGAGGCCGTGCTCGCCGACTGGTAG
- a CDS encoding L-threonylcarbamoyladenylate synthase — protein sequence MPPIRAAADAIDAGELVVYPTETVYGLGADALDPSAIERVFEAKGRDRDKPLSMAVPSVPSALEHVRATDRERRFMATFLPGPVTVLCTRRSSVPDVLTAGRDRVGIRVPDHPLALRLCERAGTPITATSANVSGRPSVRRPDELDDSIREQAAVVLDGGETDGTESTVVDVATDTIHRRGARADDIEHWLTAN from the coding sequence ATGCCCCCGATTCGTGCGGCCGCCGACGCGATCGATGCCGGCGAGCTGGTCGTCTACCCGACCGAGACGGTGTACGGTCTCGGCGCCGACGCCCTCGATCCGAGTGCGATCGAGCGCGTCTTCGAGGCGAAAGGCAGGGACCGAGACAAGCCGCTCTCGATGGCCGTCCCCTCCGTCCCCTCGGCGCTCGAGCACGTCAGGGCGACCGACCGAGAACGCCGATTCATGGCGACGTTCCTCCCCGGCCCGGTCACAGTCCTCTGTACGCGTCGCTCGTCGGTCCCGGACGTGCTCACGGCCGGTCGGGACCGAGTCGGAATCCGCGTGCCCGACCACCCGCTCGCGTTGCGCCTCTGTGAACGCGCCGGCACGCCGATCACGGCCACGAGTGCGAACGTGAGTGGCCGACCGAGCGTCCGTCGTCCGGACGAACTCGACGATTCGATCCGCGAGCAGGCGGCGGTCGTCTTGGACGGCGGCGAGACCGACGGAACCGAGAGTACGGTGGTCGACGTCGCCACCGACACCATCCACCGTCGTGGCGCACGCGCCGACGACATCGAACACTGGCTCACCGCGAACTGA